TTGACACTCACACCATCAAATCAAAGATTGTGATGGGTGATTCTTACATCATTGACACTTAACTAGATTAAGCAAGTTACCTTGACTAATCCCCGTCAGTACGTCTCCGTAAGCATTTTTATTCACGGTATGCCCTACCGCAATTAATCCTCTATTTTTAATTACCTCTGCACTTACGACGTCTCTTGGTGCTGTATAACCGCAATACTGACAATTATGTATTCTTTCACTTATTTGCTTTTTACCAGTATGATTACCACAGTTACTGCATTCTTGAGATGTACCATCTTTATCTACTTTTAGATAAAACTTACCCCGTTTCCAACATACATAAGGCAAAATTTCATTGATAAACTGCCCTATACCCGAGTCTAAAGATTGTTTTCTCACAATCCCTCGACTCCAAGAAACAAAGTTTATATCCTCAACAAATATGTTATCCGTTAAGTCGCAAAGGTAATTAGCTAACTTAAAATGCCAATCACGGCGGGTATTGGCAACCTTGTCGTGCAATCTAGCTATCTTATTCTGAAGTTTTAACCAATTGTTAGAGCCTTTAGTTTTATGTTTTAAGCGTCTTTGTAGCAATTTAAGCTGACTCTGTGCCTGTAACAAAAACCTAGGGGATTTGATTAATTCTCCTTTATCTGTAGCTACAAATGATTCTATCCCTGCATCAATGCCTAAACTTGTTTTTCCCACAGGAGCATCAGGGCAAGATTCTTGAGATTGAAAAACAATCATCAAATAATATCCTGTCGCTTTTTTCACAATACGAGCTTGTTTTGGCTCAAAACCAGTGGGGTAATTCCTAGATTGTTTGATGTTTAACCAACCCAGTTGGGGTAGCTTAAACTTACCTTGTGCCAAACAATTTTTAAGCATTGCAGGAAAAACAAAACTTTTCAT
The sequence above is a segment of the Cyanobacterium stanieri LEGE 03274 genome. Coding sequences within it:
- a CDS encoding RNA-guided endonuclease TnpB family protein — its product is MITLTYQYKLKLNRQQIQEVEHILDVCRSVYNFALSERKAWYNSRKSPIDRCSLFAEYIIPADTPYPSYNNQAKNLTIAKKTNQDLKSVNAQVLQQTLKTLDKAFSDMKAKGYGFPRFKKQMKSFVFPAMLKNCLAQGKFKLPQLGWLNIKQSRNYPTGFEPKQARIVKKATGYYLMIVFQSQESCPDAPVGKTSLGIDAGIESFVATDKGELIKSPRFLLQAQSQLKLLQRRLKHKTKGSNNWLKLQNKIARLHDKVANTRRDWHFKLANYLCDLTDNIFVEDINFVSWSRGIVRKQSLDSGIGQFINEILPYVCWKRGKFYLKVDKDGTSQECSNCGNHTGKKQISERIHNCQYCGYTAPRDVVSAEVIKNRGLIAVGHTVNKNAYGDVLTGISQGNLLNLVKCQ